ACGCTTAAACTCATATAACCCCGCTTCATATTGAGGAATCAATGCAATTTGTCGATTAATCTCATCTTCATCTAAACCAAGTAGTTGCCCCATTCGTGAACCATAGTTTTTAAGCCGCATTTCTAGACTTGCATCGCCCTTTTTATATGGTGTAGACATAACGACGACTGAATGCACTTCTTGTTCTTCAGCAAGTTTTAAAGATAATAATCCGCCAAGAGATACTCCTAGCACCGTGATTTTTTTATAACCTTCTTCTTTCAATTGCTGGTAACCAGCCAATGCATCTTGCCACCAATCTTGTATGGTATACTGCATTAACTCTGAAATCATTAGACCATGTCCTCGATATGCCGGCACTAAACACGTATATCCTGCCTTATTTAGCTTAGTAGCTAATAATTTAACGTCTCTAACCGTTCCAGTAAATGAATGTAATAATAATACTGCGTGTTGCGCATTTTCATTTTCTAAATAAATTGGATTAGGTTCTTTTACTTTAATCATTTCTATTTGTCACTCCAAGTTATTAATTATAAAACTTACTATTTATCTATATATGACAATTAATTATAAGTATATTATTGATCATCCTCAATAAATTTATTTTCAGCTGCTGGATAACCAAATATTAGTACTAGTACTGCCATTGTTATCAAGGCTATAATTGCTGAATTCCAATGGCCTGTTGTATCGTGCAACCAACCTACAAAAAATGGCCCAACTGCAGCAATTAAGTAACCAATAGATTGTCCAAACCCTGATAATGCAATGCTACCTTTACTTGAACGTGCTCGAATAGAGAAAAACGTCATACACAAACTGAAACATGCACCCATTGCTAATCCTATAATGAGAATACCTATTACTAAGAATATTAATGCACGTGTAAAGAATAGGCAGTAACCAATAATAAATAAAAGTGCAATTACAACTACTAACATTCTTTGGTCTTTTAATTTAGATGCTAGTATAGGAAAAACAAAGGTCATAGGTACTTGCGCAAATTGACTCAACATAAATAAGTAACCCGCAGTACTCGGGCTTAAACCGCGATCCATCAAAATAGTTGGAATCCAAGCCACATTTGTATAAAAAATCATGGATTGAAACGCCATTACCATAGCTATCATCCATGCTAATTTTGACTTAAGTACTTTAACTTTTTTATTACTGTCTGGGTGGTTTGATTGATTGATGTGATCTCGCCGCTCTTTTTTGACTCCTTTACTCACGTTAGGCAACCAGAGCACCAAAGCAATAACACCGAATACGATCCAAAATGCTAATGAAAGTCTAAAACCTAATGGAGATATTTGAGATAATGGTACACTTGCACCTCCTCCTATCCCAGCAGTGAAATTCATGGTTCCACTATACATTCCTGTCGCAATACCTATTTGAGCTGGAAATGACCATTTGACGTAACTTGGTAATACGACATTGCCAAAAGCAATCGCTACACCTAGCAATACCGTCCCAATAATAAATAAATTGAAATCTCCTAACACTCTTATGACAAGCGCTATTATTAACAATAGCGTACTGTATACAATCGTTCGCGACATCGTTAACTTATCAACCACTTTTGATACCAAAGGAGAAACTATGGCAAATACGAGTAATGGTATAGTTGTTAAAATACCTGCAACACTATTATTAATATGCATGGCATCTTTAATGTGATCAATGACTGGGCCGACAGCAGTCAAAGGCGCACGTAACGTCGATGCTACAAAAACAACCGCAAAGACGATGGCCCAATTTTTAGTTATTTTAGCTGACTCGTCCATATTACTTCCTCCTATTTATATGTAAATTACATTTTCATTTTAAATTTCTCTACAATTCCTTTTGTGTGATTCAACAGTATTTTTTCAAATTATATACACTCTATTTTAGACTTTTATTTCTCTTTTGCTAACCACCATTTTAAATGTTTTAAAATTTCTAATAATTTTTATATTATTTTTCAAAACCAACAGGTTTGCTTTGCTAACTAAAAAGCGTTAAAATTTGTAATTGTGAAGTTTTAGAAAAGAGGTAATGTATATGTCGTCTGAAATGATATCGACTAAAAAAAGAAATACGATTATTTTTGTAATGCTCAGCAGTGCTTTCGTTGCAATGCTTAACCAAACATTACTTAACACTGCTTTACCAGCCATTACAACCGGTTTAAAAATTGATGAAACAACGGCTCAGTGGCTTATCACAGGGTTCATGTTAGTTAACGGAATTATGATTCCTCTAACTGCATTCTTAATGGACCGGTTCCATACACGTCCATTATATATTTTCTCGATGAGCGCCTTTTTAGTGGGCTCTATCTTAGCAGCATTCTCTCCTACCTTTAGCTTACTGATGGTAGCCAGAGTTATTCAAGCTATTGGCGCAGGTTTATTACTGCCACTAATGCAATTCACAGTATTTACTTTATTCCCTTCCGAGAAACGTGGTTTCGCGATGGGACTTACAGGGATTGTTGCACAAACAGCGCCGGCAATTGGTCCAACACTAACTGGATTTCTTATTGATACATTCAGTTGGAGAGCACCATTTATCGTTGTAGCAACAATAGCTATCATCGCATTTATTATAGGTATTATCTTTGTAGAAAGTAACAACACGACTAAACATACAGAACTAGATAAAACATCTGTTATCTATTCAACACTAGGTTTCGGCCTTATGTTATATGCATTTAGTAGTGCGGGTAACTTAGGATTCAATTCACCTATCGTTATCATTTCACTAATTATCGGGTTAATCATTGTTGCGATCTTTGTTACAAGACAAATTAAAATCGATAACCCACTATTAAATTTGAAAGTATTCGCAAATAGAACTTTTGCATTATCTTCAGTAAGTTCAATGATTCTATTTATTGGTATCGTTGGACCAGCGTTATTAATTCCTATATACATTCAATCTAGTTTAGGACTATCTGCAATTCTTTCAGGTTTCGTTATCTTACCTGGTGCAGTTGTTAACGCATTTATGTCAGTTTATACGGGTAAAATTTATGATAAATATGGTTTGAAAGTATTAGCCATTCCCGGCTTTATAATATTAATAATTATGACTATATTGCATTGCTTCTTATCTTCAAATACGCCTTATTGGTATGTAGTTGTTATATATGCAATAAGAATGTTTTCAGTAGCTTTAATCATCATGCCATTAAATACTAAAGGCGTTAATGCACTAAATTCAGAAAACATTTCTCATGGTACGGCAATTATGAACTTTTTACGTATAATGGCAGGTGCGATAGGCACAGCTGTTATGATAACTATCTTAGCCATTGTAAGAAAAAGCTATGCCGCTCAACATGCTATGACTGAAGGCAAAACAGTTATGAATCAACATGCTACAGTACAAGGTATAGATGCAGCATTTATCTTTACGACTATCTTATTGATCATTGGCTTTATTTGTACGTTATTCATTAAAAATGATAAAAAACAAACAGTCCGTAAATAAATTAAATCCACACGCCTATATTGAGGTGTGTGGTTTTTTTAAATGTTTCATACGAAACATTGTTATAAACTATTAATAACTTTACTTATAATTTATAATGATTTGATATATTAGTGTAAATGTATTATTATTTAACACAATATAAAATATTTAAAAAATAAGGTGGATTTTATATGTTGCATTACTACAAATTGTATTGGCTTAACGCTTTTAAAATTCATGGCAGATCCCGACGTAAGGAATTTTGGTATCCTGTATTAGTCAATATAATTATTACGATTATTGCGGGTATACTTAATTCGTTTTTACCTATTCCAAAAGGCTTGTCATATACTATCGGAATTATTTTTTCAATTGCAAACTACATACCTAGTTTTACCGTTATGGTAAGAAGATTTCACGATACCGGTATGACAATGAAAATACCTATGATCTTATACATATTTATGATTTTAGATGATATTAGTGACGTAATTCCAAAATCAAACTTTAAATTTGATTTGAACTTTAACAATGCACTTAACATTACAATTTCTATTATTATCATTGTTATTGTAGCCGCATTTTTAATACTATGTATTTTCTCTCTTGCAGTATGTTGTACGAGAGGTAACGAATATTCAAACAAATACGGTGCGAATCCTAAATATGTAAATTAGTTAAAATTATTGTCTCTATTCATTTTTTATTGAAGCATCATATGTGTATAAAAAAGCGGGCCCGATGAAACGGGTCCGCTTTTCTAATTGTTTAATAAAATTAGTGCTTAATCACACTAATTAGTCATCTTTTTCGTTACTTAGGACTTTACCATTTTTGGCATTAATAGATATTTCGTGTGTAGTTTTACCTTTTTTCAAGTCCATGTCGTAAACTAATTTACCTTTATCTTTAGATAATGACCATTCACTTACATCGCCATTAAATTTGTTTTGTCCTTTTTTAAGTGCTTTTTTATAGCTTATTGCATCGCTATATTTAAAGTTTTCACTTTTATCGATGTGATCTTCTTTTTCAGTTTCTTTACTTAAAACTTTGTTAGACTTGTTGGCGACAATAACTTCTGATTCTTTACCTTTTTTCTGTTGTGCAATTTTATAAGCCCATTTGCCGTGACTCTTCTCGAAAGCTATTTCTTTAACTTTTTGGCCACCATATACACTTTTAGCTTTTTTAACAGCTTGTTTTGGTGACGTCTTAATTTGGCTCACCTTAATTGTATCTTTACTTTTAGCATTTGCAGTCTGTGCACCTGCGCCTCCACTAAAACCAGCAAGTAAAGCACCGGACAACGCTACTGCAGTTAGTCTTTTGAATTTCATAAACAATCAACCTCCTTACGTGTAATTTTCCCATTATACATTGTATAAAACACATTTTATTTAAAATTTTTAAGCACTGAATTTAGAAAACGCGTCACTCT
The Staphylococcus kloosii genome window above contains:
- a CDS encoding alpha/beta hydrolase encodes the protein MIKVKEPNPIYLENENAQHAVLLLHSFTGTVRDVKLLATKLNKAGYTCLVPAYRGHGLMISELMQYTIQDWWQDALAGYQQLKEEGYKKITVLGVSLGGLLSLKLAEEQEVHSVVVMSTPYKKGDASLEMRLKNYGSRMGQLLGLDEDEINRQIALIPQYEAGLYEFKRMVDDIMSNVKHIDVPIAIKYGKEDELSYEKSANYIYNQIEHSKKSIKGYDLCHHLMTQGKGKEAVEEDTLAFLTQFN
- a CDS encoding CynX/NimT family MFS transporter, yielding MDESAKITKNWAIVFAVVFVASTLRAPLTAVGPVIDHIKDAMHINNSVAGILTTIPLLVFAIVSPLVSKVVDKLTMSRTIVYSTLLLIIALVIRVLGDFNLFIIGTVLLGVAIAFGNVVLPSYVKWSFPAQIGIATGMYSGTMNFTAGIGGGASVPLSQISPLGFRLSLAFWIVFGVIALVLWLPNVSKGVKKERRDHINQSNHPDSNKKVKVLKSKLAWMIAMVMAFQSMIFYTNVAWIPTILMDRGLSPSTAGYLFMLSQFAQVPMTFVFPILASKLKDQRMLVVVIALLFIIGYCLFFTRALIFLVIGILIIGLAMGACFSLCMTFFSIRARSSKGSIALSGFGQSIGYLIAAVGPFFVGWLHDTTGHWNSAIIALITMAVLVLIFGYPAAENKFIEDDQ
- a CDS encoding MDR family MFS transporter → MSSEMISTKKRNTIIFVMLSSAFVAMLNQTLLNTALPAITTGLKIDETTAQWLITGFMLVNGIMIPLTAFLMDRFHTRPLYIFSMSAFLVGSILAAFSPTFSLLMVARVIQAIGAGLLLPLMQFTVFTLFPSEKRGFAMGLTGIVAQTAPAIGPTLTGFLIDTFSWRAPFIVVATIAIIAFIIGIIFVESNNTTKHTELDKTSVIYSTLGFGLMLYAFSSAGNLGFNSPIVIISLIIGLIIVAIFVTRQIKIDNPLLNLKVFANRTFALSSVSSMILFIGIVGPALLIPIYIQSSLGLSAILSGFVILPGAVVNAFMSVYTGKIYDKYGLKVLAIPGFIILIIMTILHCFLSSNTPYWYVVVIYAIRMFSVALIIMPLNTKGVNALNSENISHGTAIMNFLRIMAGAIGTAVMITILAIVRKSYAAQHAMTEGKTVMNQHATVQGIDAAFIFTTILLIIGFICTLFIKNDKKQTVRK
- a CDS encoding DUF805 domain-containing protein; this encodes MLHYYKLYWLNAFKIHGRSRRKEFWYPVLVNIIITIIAGILNSFLPIPKGLSYTIGIIFSIANYIPSFTVMVRRFHDTGMTMKIPMILYIFMILDDISDVIPKSNFKFDLNFNNALNITISIIIIVIVAAFLILCIFSLAVCCTRGNEYSNKYGANPKYVN
- a CDS encoding PepSY domain-containing protein, coding for MKFKRLTAVALSGALLAGFSGGAGAQTANAKSKDTIKVSQIKTSPKQAVKKAKSVYGGQKVKEIAFEKSHGKWAYKIAQQKKGKESEVIVANKSNKVLSKETEKEDHIDKSENFKYSDAISYKKALKKGQNKFNGDVSEWSLSKDKGKLVYDMDLKKGKTTHEISINAKNGKVLSNEKDD